One stretch of Chitinophaga pendula DNA includes these proteins:
- a CDS encoding DUF3267 domain-containing protein, giving the protein MTAGSSIHSTLLGQGYVQTAQFGFEELIGAVRQGFAERNVYVSVYRGLLLLFFLFFLGLSTYYSYQGFLSFGTASLGFFGGLAITFLLIPLHELIHGLMFRYYGARQVRYGMVPRYLMFYAVAHLFVANYRQYRWIGLAPCVVISAGCLLSLIWLAPVWQLVSLGTLFFHTFCCAGDFGLCSYMHSYRHRDILTFDDAEGKTTWFYCRAAQ; this is encoded by the coding sequence ATGACCGCCGGTAGTTCCATTCATTCTACTCTGCTGGGGCAGGGATATGTACAGACGGCGCAGTTCGGCTTTGAGGAGCTGATCGGCGCCGTCAGGCAGGGATTTGCGGAGCGTAATGTATATGTTTCGGTTTATAGAGGTTTGTTATTACTTTTCTTTTTATTTTTCCTGGGATTATCGACCTATTATTCTTACCAGGGGTTTCTTTCGTTCGGTACTGCTTCTCTTGGTTTTTTTGGTGGTTTAGCTATTACTTTTTTACTGATCCCTTTGCATGAGCTGATACACGGGTTGATGTTCCGGTATTATGGGGCGAGGCAGGTGCGGTATGGGATGGTGCCGAGGTACCTAATGTTTTATGCGGTGGCTCATTTGTTTGTTGCCAATTACCGGCAGTATCGCTGGATAGGGTTAGCGCCCTGTGTGGTGATTTCGGCGGGCTGCCTGTTGTCGTTGATATGGCTGGCTCCGGTATGGCAGCTGGTGTCGTTGGGTACTTTATTCTTTCATACTTTTTGTTGTGCCGGGGATTTCGGGCTTTGTTCTTATATGCATAGTTACCGGCACCGGGATATCCTGACATTTGATGATGCGGAGGGTAAAACGACCTGGTTTTATTGTCGGGCGGCGCAATAA
- a CDS encoding GAF domain-containing protein: protein MKVLTAHPGTFEDQKIIDSQISFAPFVRFLKTKVAEGNDARTTQYKEIIRKFEAEPATLAPMPYDTDLSRFQEYLDIVVASVFPVTIDTKHDIYGVGVPFRFALLHYSDMFRQIFTGGGDQLATVPVGVSIDKVKNDKMEWLYKLILERVYNFPVTYKNEIIHTFVSPMSGLKKFVKVHIDPQFVDVKVKGKLPTLDYNTFCNCTNTVQTLQELLPLDLFTLEGFVIWTVQDVTKEETTNRVKNLVLNMREENEVATYERMGEILQIIAESKDASAHITPFPEVNNHPVLESRFCENSPILGISGNNKQQQQLFAQLLEHAQKHPEPLVIPEVTDDILAQYPFLKFLPRKRVKSFVLCPLYHEDKLLGVLELASPKENSFSLESLGTMYPVYSLVIMLLKKSMELLKNRVTNVIKQQFTALQPAVEWKFMEAAWQYLSAPEEERKDIDNITFNDVYPLYGAVDIRNSSTERSNAIHEDLQEQLELIGRILTEVHSKIHLPLLEELLYKNKELIASTRVKLQAEDEIRVNDYLEHEISPLFRHLQQSHPDLSTVLEQYFTAVDQTEGHVLHHRQEYEESLARINTVLGQFFDKEKDQIQLSFPCYFEKYRTDGVEYNIYIGQSISCDRQFDMLYLRNLRLWQVSSMAEIAKLTHRLQPELKVPLQTTQLILAHSNPIDISFRNDERRFDVEGAYNIRYEIIKKRIDKVHVKETGQRLTQPGTISIVYAYVREMEEYLKYITFLQNKGVLQEGVETLELEDLQGVSGLKALRVKVKS from the coding sequence ATGAAAGTACTTACTGCACATCCGGGCACCTTTGAAGATCAAAAAATCATTGATAGCCAGATATCTTTTGCGCCTTTTGTTCGTTTTTTGAAAACGAAGGTAGCGGAGGGTAATGATGCCCGGACCACTCAATATAAGGAGATCATCCGCAAGTTTGAGGCGGAGCCTGCTACGTTGGCGCCTATGCCTTACGACACTGATCTTTCGCGTTTCCAGGAGTACCTGGACATTGTAGTAGCATCGGTATTTCCGGTGACTATTGATACCAAACATGATATTTACGGGGTAGGCGTACCATTCCGGTTTGCGTTGTTGCATTATTCGGATATGTTCCGGCAGATATTCACTGGTGGGGGCGATCAGCTGGCGACTGTGCCGGTGGGTGTTTCTATAGACAAGGTGAAGAATGATAAGATGGAGTGGCTGTACAAGCTGATCCTGGAGCGGGTATATAATTTCCCTGTTACTTATAAGAACGAGATCATTCACACTTTTGTTTCTCCGATGAGCGGGTTGAAGAAGTTTGTGAAGGTGCATATTGATCCTCAGTTTGTAGATGTGAAGGTGAAGGGTAAGCTGCCGACGTTGGATTACAATACTTTCTGTAACTGTACCAATACGGTGCAGACGTTGCAGGAGTTGTTGCCACTTGACCTGTTTACGCTGGAGGGTTTTGTGATATGGACGGTACAGGATGTAACGAAAGAGGAGACTACGAACCGGGTAAAGAACCTGGTATTGAATATGCGTGAGGAGAATGAAGTTGCTACTTATGAGCGGATGGGTGAGATATTACAGATCATTGCGGAGAGTAAGGATGCGAGTGCGCATATTACGCCATTTCCGGAGGTGAACAATCATCCGGTGCTGGAGTCCCGTTTTTGTGAGAATAGTCCTATACTGGGTATTTCTGGTAATAACAAACAGCAGCAGCAGTTATTCGCGCAGTTGCTGGAGCATGCGCAAAAGCATCCGGAGCCGCTGGTAATTCCGGAGGTAACGGATGATATACTGGCGCAGTATCCTTTTCTGAAGTTCCTGCCAAGGAAGCGTGTGAAGAGCTTTGTGCTTTGTCCGTTGTATCATGAGGACAAGCTGCTCGGTGTGTTGGAGCTGGCGTCTCCGAAGGAGAATAGTTTCAGCCTGGAAAGCCTGGGGACTATGTACCCGGTATATTCGTTAGTGATCATGTTGTTGAAGAAGAGTATGGAGTTGCTGAAGAACCGGGTAACGAATGTGATCAAGCAGCAGTTCACGGCGTTGCAACCGGCGGTGGAATGGAAGTTCATGGAAGCGGCGTGGCAGTATTTAAGTGCACCGGAGGAAGAGAGAAAGGATATTGACAATATCACCTTTAACGATGTATATCCTTTGTATGGGGCGGTAGATATCCGGAATTCTTCTACTGAGCGTAGCAATGCGATCCATGAGGATCTGCAGGAGCAGCTGGAGCTGATAGGCCGTATACTTACGGAGGTACATAGCAAGATACATCTGCCATTACTGGAGGAATTGTTGTACAAGAATAAGGAGTTGATAGCAAGTACGCGTGTTAAGTTGCAAGCTGAAGATGAGATACGGGTGAATGATTACCTGGAGCATGAGATCTCTCCTTTGTTCCGGCATTTGCAACAAAGTCATCCAGATCTATCGACGGTGCTGGAGCAGTACTTTACGGCGGTGGATCAAACGGAGGGGCATGTATTGCATCACCGGCAGGAGTATGAAGAGAGTCTGGCCAGGATCAATACGGTATTGGGTCAATTCTTCGATAAGGAGAAGGACCAGATACAGCTTTCGTTCCCCTGTTATTTTGAGAAGTACCGTACGGATGGGGTGGAATATAATATTTACATCGGGCAGTCTATTTCCTGTGACCGGCAGTTTGATATGTTGTATCTGCGTAATCTTCGGTTGTGGCAGGTATCTTCCATGGCGGAGATAGCTAAACTGACCCATCGTCTGCAGCCGGAGTTGAAGGTGCCATTGCAGACTACGCAGTTGATCCTTGCGCATAGTAATCCTATTGATATCAGTTTCCGTAATGATGAACGTCGTTTTGATGTGGAGGGTGCTTATAATATCCGTTATGAGATCATCAAAAAACGTATTGATAAGGTACATGTGAAAGAGACGGGACAGCGGCTGACGCAGCCGGGGACGATCTCTATTGTATATGCTTATGTACGTGAGATGGAGGAGTACCTGAAGTACATTACGTTCTTACAGAACAAGGGTGTACTGCAGGAGGGTGTTGAGACGCTGGAGCTGGAAGATTTGCAAGGTGTGAGTGGTCTTAAGGCGCTACGTGTGAAGGTGAAGAGCTGA
- the lysA gene encoding diaminopimelate decarboxylase, whose product MSKQSDVLSADYLVKIADEFGTPVYIYHAEKIKQQYEKLQHAFQQTDARFFYACKALTNINILKYINSLGCGLDTVSIQEVQLGLKAGFEPRNIIFTPNCVDLQEIIAAKDLGVNINIDNISILEQFGNQFGGSYPICIRMNPHIMAGGNFKISTGHVDSKFGISIHQLRHIERIVKSTKLKVTGLHMHTGSEIKDVDVFLRGVEIMFEMAQHFPELEFIDLGSGFKVPYQQGDPETDMELLGKKLSEAFNNFSKTYNRPLQVWFEPGKFLVSQSGYFVVKANVIKQTTATVFVGVNSGFNHLIRPMFYEAFHLIRNISNAKGTERIYTVVGNICETDTFGWDRKINEVREGDYLVFYNAGAYGFEMSSNFNSRLKPAEVLVKDGAAHLIRKRDVLEDLLRNQIEIPM is encoded by the coding sequence ATGTCTAAACAAAGTGATGTGCTATCCGCTGATTATCTTGTAAAGATCGCGGACGAGTTTGGCACACCGGTATATATATACCACGCTGAGAAGATCAAACAGCAGTATGAGAAGTTACAGCATGCTTTTCAGCAAACTGACGCCCGTTTTTTCTATGCCTGTAAAGCGCTTACCAACATTAACATCCTGAAGTATATTAATTCGCTGGGTTGCGGGCTGGATACGGTCTCTATACAGGAGGTACAATTGGGTCTGAAGGCTGGTTTTGAGCCGAGGAACATCATATTCACGCCTAACTGTGTGGATTTGCAGGAGATCATTGCGGCGAAGGATCTGGGAGTGAACATCAATATAGACAATATTTCTATCCTGGAGCAGTTTGGTAATCAGTTTGGGGGTAGTTATCCGATCTGTATCCGTATGAATCCGCATATTATGGCTGGGGGTAATTTCAAGATATCTACCGGTCATGTGGACAGTAAGTTTGGTATTTCCATACACCAGTTGCGTCATATAGAGCGTATTGTGAAGAGTACGAAGTTGAAGGTGACGGGTTTGCATATGCATACGGGATCTGAGATCAAGGATGTGGATGTGTTCCTGCGTGGGGTGGAGATTATGTTTGAGATGGCGCAGCATTTTCCTGAGTTGGAGTTTATTGATCTGGGTAGTGGTTTCAAGGTACCTTATCAGCAAGGTGATCCGGAGACGGATATGGAGTTGTTGGGTAAGAAGTTGTCTGAGGCGTTCAACAATTTCAGCAAGACGTACAATCGTCCGTTGCAGGTATGGTTTGAGCCCGGTAAGTTCCTGGTGAGCCAGAGTGGTTATTTTGTGGTGAAGGCGAATGTGATCAAGCAGACGACAGCTACGGTGTTTGTGGGTGTTAATTCGGGATTTAATCATTTGATCCGTCCGATGTTTTACGAGGCGTTCCATTTGATCCGTAATATTTCGAATGCGAAAGGTACGGAGCGTATCTATACGGTGGTTGGTAATATTTGTGAGACGGATACTTTTGGATGGGATCGTAAGATCAATGAGGTGCGGGAAGGCGACTACCTGGTATTTTACAATGCGGGCGCCTATGGATTTGAGATGTCATCGAATTTCAATTCCCGTTTGAAGCCAGCGGAGGTGTTGGTAAAGGACGGGGCGGCACATTTGATCCGCAAGCGGGATGTGCTGGAGGATTTGCTTCGTAACCAGATAGAGATACCCATGTAA